From Candidatus Omnitrophota bacterium:
GTTATTAAGATTATCACGCAGGAAGACGAAAAAAAGATTTGATTTTGTATTAAGAATCTAGGGGACGGTTCTGTTTTTCCGTCGCCTAGTTTGATTGAAAAACAGAACCGTCCCTTTTGTTTTTAAAATAAATATAGGCGTATGAGAGATAAGTCTTTTGGAATCTTAAAATGGTTTTATCCGGGCATTGGCATTAAGCGTTGGGTGGCTTTAAGTGCTTTTGGTGTAGTTCTTTTAATTTTAGGGACCGCTAATCTACGCAGTGAAGAATTTTGGTTAGTCCAATTTTTGGACGCCTTGATTGTAATTTCGGGAATTATAATTTTGATTTTGGGGATTAAACGGATGATGCGTTCTTTTATTGCCGTATTTGTCCCGTCATCAAGAGGAAATGAGCTGATTGATATTTTATATCAAAAAAAACAATTAAGCCGTGGCCCGCACATTGTTGCCATAGGCGGAGGGACTGGATTATCGGTTCTTTTAAGCGGGTTAAAGAATTATTCTTCGAATATTTCGGCTGTAGTTACGGTAGCTGATAATGGAGGTTCAAGCGGACGTTTACGGCAGCAGTTTGATGTTTTACCTCCTGGCGATATCCGTAACTGTTTGGTGGCTCTTGCTGATGCCCCGGCATTGATGCGCGATCTTTTTCAGTTTCGTTTTGATAAAAATTCAGAATTTTCTGGCCACTCCTTTGGAAATCTTTTTCTTACGGTAATGACTCGTTTAACCGGTGATTTTGAGAAGGCAATTAAAGAAACCAGTAAAGTTTTGGCTTTACGAGGCCAGGTTATTCCTTCGACTTTGGGGGATGTGGCTTTGGTGGCCCATTTTCATGATGGCTCAACTATAGTAGGGGAGGATCAAATCCCTAAGGCCAGAAAGGCTATTAATAAAGTCAGCCTTACTCCGGAGTTGCCGCTTGCTACACCGGATGCGCTTAAAGCGATTAAAGAGGCTCAGATTATTGTTTTAGGCCCGGGTTCTTTATATACGAGCATAATTCCTAATTTATTAATTAAGGAGATAGCTAAGGCGATCGCCGAATCTGAGGCGATAAAAGTTTATGTCTGTAATGTAATGACTCAGCCGGGAGAAACCGACGGTTATAGTGCCTCTGATCATATTAAGGCACTGGTAAAGCATAGCTATCCCCGTATTCTTGATTATTGCCTGGTGAATAATGGCGAGGTTCCAGAAGAGGTATTAAGGCGATATTCTAAAGATAATTCGGCTCTTGTAATTAATGACCGTAAGAAGGTCGAGGGGCTTGGATACCGGCTTGTTGAAGAAGATTTTAGTATGATTGCTGACGGAGTAATCCGTCATGACGCGGAAAAATTGGCGAAAATAATTTTAAGTTTTATTGAAGAGATATAAAAATGAGTTTAATTAAAAAAGAATTAATTGTAAAGAATAAGCAAGGATTACACGCTCGGCCTGCTGCTATATTTGTGCAGGTGGCCAATAAATTTGACTGCCGTATTACTGTGCGCCATGACGAGGAAGAGGTTAATGGTAAATCGATAATGGGTATTCTTATGCTCGGAGCAGAAAAAGGGAGCCTGATTATTATTGAAGCAGATGGCACTGATGCAGAAAAAGCACTGGAAGAGCTGGAGAAGATAATCAGTAACGAGGAAGAGCTATGATTCAGTTAAAGGGAATAGCCGCCGCCGGCGGCATAAGTATTGGCCCAGTTTATAAACTTGGAAGCGAAGAGTTTGTTGTCATGCGTGAAGTGATCAAGTGGGAAGATATTCCTGTCCAGATTCAGCTTTTCGAGGAAGCCTTGATTAAGACGCGCCGCGAGATTATAGAGCTGCAAAAAAGAATCAGCTCGGATATGGGCCAAGAGGAGGCTCAGATTTTCGATGCGCATCTTTTAGTCTTAGAAGACCGCATGCTTATTGAGGAGGTAATATCGCGCATTAAGAAAGAACAGCTTAATGTCGCCTATATTTTCTCAGAAGTCTTAAAGAAATATATCAGCGTGTTTTTAAAAATTGAAGATGAATATCTTAAGGAACGTACTGCGGATATCAATGACGTCGGTAAACGAATACTGAGAAATCTTCTGGGTAAAGAGAAGAAGGGCTTGGGAGATGTTAAAGAAAAAGCCATTATTGTAGCCCATGACCTTTCTCCTTCAGATACTGCGGCAATGCATACTAAAAGTGTTGCAGCTTTTGTTACCGATATCGGAGGAAAAACTTCGCATACGGCGATTATGGCCAAATCTCTTGAGATACCCGCCGTAGTTGGTTTGGAAACGATTACTGCCAAGGTTAATCCGGGAGATATCCTTATTGTTGATGGCAATATGGGAATAGTAATTGTTAATCCCGATGAAGAAACGCTTAGTGATTACCGGCAAAAACTTGAAAAATTAAAAGGTATTGCGGAAAGATTTCTATCAGTCAAAGATTTAAGTGCGGTTACTACTGATGGCAGAGTGATTATGATAAATGCGAATATCGAATTTCCTGACGAGGTGTCTTCCGTTAAACTGCATGGCTCCGAAGGGATAGGGCTTTATCGCACAGAATTTTTTTATATGAACCGTAAAGATTCTCCTAGTGAAGATGAACATTATCAGGCTTATAAGTATGTTGCTCAAGAGATGAATCCTCACCCGGTAGTTATCCGCACTTTAGATATAGGTGGAGATAAATTCTTATCTCAATTTAAAATTCCATATGAAATGCAGCCATTTTTAGGATGGAGGGCGATTAGATTTTGCCTGGCGCGCCCGGATATATTTAAATTGCAGTTACGTGCTATACTTCGGGCTTCAGTGCATGGTAACCTTCAGTTAATGTATCCGATGATTTCTGGGATAGAGGAGTTGCGGCAGGCTAATCATCTACTTAATGAGGCCAAAGAGGAGTTAAAACAGAAGAAACTGGCTTTTAATGATAAAATTAAGGTAGGAGTGATGATTGAAGTCCCTTCGGCAGCATTGACTGCCGATATTTTAGCTAAAGAAGCGGACTTTTTTAGTATCGGTACAAATGATTTGATCCAGTATTCTTTGGCAGTTGATCGCGCCAATGAGAAGGTTGCTTATCTTTATGAACCGGCACATCCGGCAATCTTAAGGTTAATCAAGGTTATTATTGACGCCGCGCATAATGCTAAAATTAAAGTAGCTATGTGTGGTGAAATGGCAGGAGATCCGTCTTTGGCGCTTATTCTTTTAGGCCTGGGGCTTGATGAGTTTAGTATGCCACCGCAGATTATTCCGGAATTAAAATATATAATCCGCGCTGTAGGATTTAAATCCGCGCAAAAATTTGCCGTTGAAGCGATGAAACTCTCAACTGGTACTCAGGTAGAGGAGTTTGCTCAGAATAAACTGGAGGAGATTTTAAAATAAAGTGAACCCCATACCTTCTAAATATTCAACTATTAAAGCCATATGGTTTGATAAATTAATTATGAAAGAAGGTGCGCGGTGAAGGCATTAATTTTAGCTGCCGGATATGCCACCCGGCTTTATCCTTTAACCAGAGAGTACCCTAAGCCACTTTTGGAAGTAAGAGGAAGGCCGATTATAAAATATATACTCGATAAATTAAGTAAAGTTTTTGCTATTGATGAGATTTATATTGTAACTAATAGTAAGTTTATTGATGTTTTTGATGTATGGATAAAATCAGTTAAATCACCCAAAAAGATTACTCTGGTAGATGATTTAACTAAGAGTAACCACGATAGGTTGGGGGCTATTGGGGATATTAATTTTGTAATTAAGAAACTAAAAATTCGGGATGATCTTTTAGTTGTAGGAGGGGATAATTTGTTTAACGGTCCTTTAAAGGGGTTTTTGAATTTCTCCAGAAGAAAAAATTCTGCTGTAAGTATTGGTCTGTATAAACTGAAAGAAAAAAATGATGCCAGTCGTTATGGTGTAGTGAAATTAGATATTGGTAAGAAGGTAATTAGTTTTGAAGAAAAACCAAAAAAACCTCAAAGTCTTCTGGTAGCTATGTGTTTGTATTATATGCCTAAAGATTGTTTAGGTTTGATCAAGGAATATATTCAGAATAGAAAGATAAAGGCAGATGCTACTGGCAGTTATATTGCCTGGCTTAAAGACAGAATAGATGTTTATGGGTATGTGTTTGGAGGTAGTTGGTTTGATATCGGTGATTATAAATATTTAAACGCGGCAAAAAAGGGTTTTGCCTAAACAAGCACACCCGGCGCTAAGCGGAATTGCGCCGGTGTTGTGTTTGTACACAAGGAGGAAATATGTCAGCTTCAAAGTTTTATTTTACTTCAGAATCGGTAACTGAAGGCCACCCGGATAAGCTATGTGATCAGATTTCAGACGGAATTTTGGATGCTTGTTTAGCAACTGATCCTTATTCTCGTGTTGCCTGTGAAACTTATGTAACGATGGGGTTATTAATTGTGGGTGGTGAGATTACCACGCGCGGTTTTATACATGTTCATGATATAAGCAGAAAGATTATTGAAGAGATTGGCTATAATCATCCTAAATATGGTTTTGATTTTCATACCTGTGCCATTCTTAATGCTATTCACTCGCAATCACCGGATATATCGCAAGGGGTTGATGTCGGCGGAGCAGGGGACCAGGGGATAATGTTTGGTTATGCCTGCAATGAAACCAAAGAGTTAATGCCGCTTGCTTTAATGCTTGCGCAAAAACTTTCTATGCGCTTGACCGAAGTTCGTAAGAACAATATTTTGAAATATCTTGGCCCAGACGGAAAAACACAAGTTACTGTTGAGTATGATTGTGGGAAGCCTGTTCGTGTGGATTCAGTGGTATTGGCTTCACAACATACCGAAGATATCCTGGATAAGAGTGGCAAGCGGATTACTGAAAAAGCCAGGCAGGAAATTATCCGTCAGGTTGCCGGGCCGATACTTCGCGGTTGGGTGGACAAAGATACCAAATATTATGTTAACCAGACTGGAAAATTTGTCGTTGGCGGGCCGCAATCCGATACTGGTATGACTGGAAGAAAAATAATTGTTGATACTTATGGTGGTGCAGTTGCTCATGGTGGCGGGGCATTTTCTGGTAAAGATCCTACCAAGGTTGACCGCTCTGCAGCATATATGTGCCGTTATATTGCTAAAAATATTGTGGCAGCCGGTTTAGCAGAGAAATGCCTTATTCAGCTTTCTTATGTAATCGGGCATGCGGAACCTTTATCAGTTATGGTTAAAACTGAAGGGACATCTGTTATTTCGGAGGAGGCTCTGGTAAAATTGGTAAGGAAAAATTTTCAACTTACTCCTAAAGGCATTATTGAATCATTAAAGTTACGCCGGCCCATATATAGGAAGACAGCCAGCTACGGGCATTTTGGCAGGTCGGAGCCGGAGTTTCTTTGGGAGAAAACAGATAAAGCAGGAGATTTAAAAAAACAAGCGGCAAAGATATAGAAAATATTAAATAAGCCGTAAGCGTTAAGCTTACAACTTATAGCTTAAAACTTACAGCTTATCTTAGGATTTCGCATTTTCTAAAAAGGAGTTTCTATGAGATACGACATTAAGGATGTAAATTTAGCTAAAAAAGGCGCTTTGAGAATTGAATGGGCATCTGAGAATATGCCCGTACTTAATTTAATTAAGCAGAGATTTTCTAAAGAGAAGCCTTTAAAAGGATTAAAAATTGCTTGTTGTTTGCATGTTACTACTGAAACTGCAGTACTCGCTGATGTTTTAAAAGCAGGCGGGGCAGATACGTATTTGTGCGCATCTAATCCTCTCTCAACACAGGATGATGTGGCTGCTTCTTTAGTTAAGGATTTAAAGATTGGTGTTTTTGCGATTAAAGGAGAAGATACTAAAACTTATTATCTACATATGAAATCCGCATTGGCAATTAAGCCGGATATTACTATGGATGATGGTGCAGATTTGGTCAGTACTATCCATCAACGTCCAGTTCAGGATCATGCTAATATTATCGGCGGTACTGAGGAAACTACGACAGGAGTAATCCGCCTGCGCGCCTTAGCCTGCGAAGGAAAGTTACGTTATCCGATAATTGCGGTTAATGATGCTTTGACCAAGCATCTTTTTGATAATCGCTATGGCACAGGACAGTCTACTCTCGATGGAATTATCCGTTCGACGAATAAATTAATTGCCGGAGCTAATCTTGTCGTTTGCGGTTACGGATGGTGTGGTAAGGGGGTGGCCATGCGTGCAAATGGCATGGGAGCCAAGGTAATTGTTATTGAAGTTGATCCTCTGCGGGCCCTGGAAGCAACGATGGATGGTTTCAGAGTCATGCCGATAAAACAAGCGGCTAAGAGCGGGGATATTTTTGTTACGGTTACCGGCGATATTAATGTTATCCGTCGCCAACATTTTGCTCTTATGAAGGATGGGGCAATTGTAGCGAACTCCGGGCATTTTAATGTTGAAATTGATATTCCAGGTTTAGCCGCAATATCAAAATCCAAGAGAGCAACGCGAGATTTTATCGATGAGTATACCTTAAAAGATAATCGTAAGATTTACGTTTTAGGGGAAGGCCGCTTGATTAATTTAGCGGCAGCCGAAGGCCACCCTGCAAGCGTTATGGATATGTCTTTTGCTAACCAAGCCCTCTCCGCAGAATATATGGCTAAGAATTACCGCCAATTGAATAAAGAGGTTTATGTAGTTCCGGAAGATATTGATAAGAATATTGCCAGGCTTAAGCTTAAATCTATGGGAATTTCGATTGACGTTTTGACTCCGGAACAAAAGAAATATTTGGCAAGTTGGGAGATGGGCACCTGATTTTATGATAAACCCTAAATAAGTTGTAAGCCATAAGCGGTAAGCTTACAGTTTATAGCTTAAAACTAACAGCTTGTTTTAGGTTTTAGAGCCTTGAGGATTAATTAATGATTAAAAAAATAGCAGTATTAACTACCGGCGGCGATGCTCCAGGGATGAATCCGGCAATCCGTGCTGTGGTGCGCTATGGGATTAGTCAGAAACTGGAAGTAATGGGAGTTTTTCGTGGTTGGTGGGGATTGATTAATGAGGAGCTAAAAAGTTTGAATCAGCGTTCTGTTTCCGGAATTATCAGCCAAGGCGGAACAATCTTGAAAACTGCCCGCTGCGTCGAGTTTAGGACTGAAGAGGGACAGAAGCGCGCATTTGAGACAATTAAGAAAAATAATATTGATGGTTTAGTAGTTATCGGAGGTAATGGTTCTTTTGCGGCGGCGCATGAGTTTTATAAAAAATACAAAATTCCTTGTGTCGGTATAGCTGCTTCTATTGATAATGATGTAAACGGGATAGATTATACTATCGGTACGGATACGGCAATTAATACCGCTTTGGATGCAATCGATAAAATTCGCGATACTGCTACCAGTATGGAGAGAATATTTGTAGTCGAGGTAATGGGTAGAGAATCAGGTTATATTGCTTTGACCGTTGCCCTTGCCGGAGGATGCGAAGATGTACTTATCCCGGAGAAGGAAATAAATCTTAATGCAGTGTGCCATGATATCGTGCACGGTAATTTGATCGGGAAAATGAGCTGGATCATTGTGCTTGCTGAGGGAGCAGGTAAGGCTGACTCTATTGCCAGGCAAATTACCGATATAACCGGATTAGAAACCCGGACTGTGGTTTTAGGCCATGTTCAAAGAGGCGGCAGGCCAACAGCTTTTAGCCGGGATCTGGCTTTGGGGCTTGGTAAGGCGGCAGTTGATTGCTTAATTGCCGGTAAAAAGGATATTGCTTTAGGGTTAAGTGAAGGTAAGATTATAGAGGTTCCTTTTGAGACTGCGATAAAGAAAAAAGAATTAAAATTTAATAATTTTTATAATTTAATTAAAGTTTTAACTTAAATAATAGGGGGAGAGTCAAAATGGGAAGAAAACCGCTTGAAATTGATAAAATTGTAATGGACCTGATTTTAACCGACGAGGTAGAGTTAAAGAAAAAATTAGCGAAGAAGATTCTGGATATCGCCTACAAAAAAGGGATTTATCCATCCAGTATTCATGAACTTTATATGGCTCGCGGCAAGGAAGAATTTAGCGGTTTTACTGTGCCGGCGATGAATCTACGTAGTATGACTTATGATTTGGCCCGCGCGATATTCCGCACTGCCAAGAAGAATAATTCCGGAGCATTTATTTTTGAAATTGCTAAATCTGAAATGGGTTATACGGCCCAAGCTCCGGTTGAATATACCTCGGTTGTAATGGCTGCGGCGATAAAGGAAAATTATACTGGTCCTGTATTTATTCAGGCAGATCATTGTCAGGTTAATGCTAAGAAATTCCAAGAAAATCCTGATAAGGAGCTGGAGGCATTGCAGAGTATGATCGCAGATAGTATTGCCGGAGGTTTTTATAATATTGATATTGATTCTTCGACGCTGGTAGATTTATCAAAAAAGGATATCAAGAAGCAGCAGAAGGATAATTATGAGGTTTGCGCTAAATTAACCCAGTTTATCCGCCGCATTGAGCCAAAAGGCGTGACTGTTTCTGTGGGTGGAGAGATTGGTGAAGTAGGGCATCAAAATTCTACTGCTGAGGATCTTCGTGCTTTTATGGAAGGTTATAAAGAAAGATTACGTAAAGGATTAGTCGGTATAAGTAAAATTTCTGTGCAGACCGGCACATCCCATGGCGGAGTAGTTAAAGCTGATGGTTCTATTGCTGAAGTAAAACTTGATTTTGGAACATTAAATAATTTATCCGGCATTGCGCAAAAAGAATTCGGTATTGGTGGAGCGGTGCAACATGGTGCTTCAACCTTACCGGAAGAGATGTTTCACAAATTTCCGGAAAATAATACATTAGAAGTGCATTTAGCAACCGGATTTCAGAATATGATGTTTGACAGTAAATATTTTCCTGTTGATTTAAAGAATAAGATTTATGATTGGCTAAAGGTTAATGCTGTCAGCGAAAGAAAAGTAGGGGAAACTGAAGAGCAATTTTTTTATAAGGCGCGTAAAAAAGCATTAGGCCCGTTTAAAAAAGAAATTATGTCTTTGGCCAGCGATGTGCGTGATAAAATTGCTGCAGAGATTGAAGCTAAGTTTGATTTTCTCTTTAAGCAGTTCAATGCCGTAAATAATCGAGCACTAGTAGATAAATATGTAACTTTAAAGCGGGTAATTACGCGTAAACGCCAGGATATCGGGGTGGTTCATGACGGCGAAGGCGCGGACTAAAATTTGGGGACGGCTCTCTTTTTAAGAGAACCGTCCCCAGGATTTAAATTATAAGAGGGGGATGATATATGCGTTCAGATCAGATAAAAAAAGGTTTGGAGAGAGTGCCGCATAGAGCGCTTTTACATGCTACCGGTTTATCTAAAAGAGATTTAGGCCGGCCTTTTATCGGTGTAGCATCCTCATTTACTGATCTTATTCCCGGGCATATCGGGATGCGTGACCTGGAAAGATTTATTGAACGTGGTGTTTGTTATGGAGGAGGCGTGCCGTTTCTATTTGGTGTACCGGGAATTTGCGACGGAATTGCTATGGGCCACTTGGGAATGTGTTATCCTTTGGCCTTACGGGAAATTGTCGCCGATACCATTGAGACAGTTTGTAATGCGCATCAGCTAGATGGGATTATTTGCTTGACTAATTGCGATAAGATTACTCCGGGCATGCTTATGGGGGTTGCCCGCCTGAATATTCCGGCAATCATTGTTACTGCCGGACCGATGATCTCAGGCCGTTTCAATAAAAGAAAATTAGCTTTTGTGCATGATACATATGAAGGTATGGCCAGGGCAAAGAAAGGCGATATTTCTGCTGCCGAGCTTTCATGTTTAGAAATGGAGGCATGCCCAGGACAAGGCTCATGCCAGGGCCTATATACTGCCAATACTATGGCATGTTTAACTGAAACTATTGGGTTGTCTATTCCCGGTTGCGGCACAGCTCTGGCAGGATCGGCCAAAAAACGCAGAATTGCCCAGGCAAGCGGCGAGCGGATTGTGGAGCTAGTGAAGAAGAATATTAAACCGCGCGATATTATTACCAGGCAGTCTTTGGAAAATGCTATTGTGGTAGATATGGCTTTAGGCGGTTCAAGCAATACGGTTTTGCATCTGATGAGTATCGCTCATGAAGCAGGGATTGATTTGGATCTAAAGACATTTGATAAAATCAGTAAAAGCGTGCCGCATATTACGGCGATTGAGCCTGCGGGTATACATTTTATGGAAGATGTTGAGTATGCGGGCGGGATTCCTGCTGTATTAAAGAGGTTGAAATCAAAATTGAATAATACTTTAAATGTGAGCGGCGAGAAAACATTTGAGATTGCAGATAAGGCGACTATTTTTGATGAAGAAGTGATTCGCCCCTTTACCCGTGCCTATCATAAACAAGGCGGCATTGCGGTTTTATATGGCAATATCGCGCCAAATGGCGCAGTGGTAAAGCAGTCCGGAGTGAGTGAGAAGATGATGAAGTTTTCCGGACGGGCCCGTGTATTTAACCGCGAAGAAGAGGCAATGCAGGCGATCATGGATAACAAAATCAAAAAAGGCGATTGTATTGTTATTCGTTATGAAGGGCCTGCGGGCGGCCCGGGAATGCGTGAGATGCTGGCGCCAACGGCGGCAATCGTGGGATTAGGCTTAAGCGATTCCGTGGCTTTAATCACAGATGGCCGTTTTTCAGGCGGGACTAAAGGCCCATGTATCGGGCATATATCTCCGGAAGCTTCGGCAGGCGGCCCGATTGCAATTATTAAAGATGGTGATACAATTAATATTGATATTCCTAATCGTAAAATTGAAGTTAGGTTGAGTAAGGAAGAAATAGGGAAGAGATTTAAGGGGTGGAAACCGGTTACGCCCAAGATTAAAACCGGCTATTTATCCCGTTATTCTAGATTAGTGACTTCAGCGGATAAGGGAGCAATTTTAAAATAGAATGATTGGCGCAAGGATATTATTAGAATCTTTAAAAAAAGCTGGCGTTGAGGTAGTTTTTGGTTACCCCGGAGGTCAGGTTTTACCTATATTTGACCAGCTTTATGATTTTGACGTTAAATTTATTTTAACTCGCCATGAACAGGGGGCGGCACACGCCGCAGACGGTTATGCCCGGGCAACCGGCAAAGTGGGAGTCTGCCTTGCTACAAGCGGCCCGGGAGCAACCAATCTGGTTACGGGAATTGCCACGGCTTACATGGATTCTATTCCCATGGTCGCTATTACCGGCCAGGTCGCCACACATTTAATCGGTAATGATGCTTTTCAGGAAGCGGATGTAACCGGAATTACCCGTCCGGTAACTAAGCATAATTTTTTGGTTAAAGATGTTAAGGACTTAGCGCGGATCATAGCGGAGGCTTTTTTTATTGCTTCCAGCGGCCGCCCGGGCCCTGTGCTTATTGATATTCCCGTTGATGTTCAAAGAGCAGACACAGAATTTATTTGGCCGGAAAAAATAGATCTACGCAGTTATAAACCTAACTATTCTGGCCATCCCGGGCAGATTAAGAAAGCTGTAAAATTAATCTCAACCAGCAAAAAACCAATTATTTATGCCGGCGGAGGGATAATTACCTCCGGAGCGAATTTAGAACTTAAAAAACTAGCGGAAAAAATTCAGGCTCCCGTAACCACTACTTTTATGGGGTTGGGTGGTTTTTGCGGGACACATAAATTATTTTTAGGTATGCTGGGCATGCATGGCACTGCTTACGCAAATCACGCGGTGATGGAATCGGATTTAATTATTGCAATAGGTGCGCGTTTTGATGACCGGGTAACCGGGAGGCTGGATGCATTTGCTCGTGGGGCAAAAATTATTCATATTGATATTGATCCTTCATCAATCAGCAAGAATGTCCGGGTAGATATTCCTATTGTCGGAGATGCCAGGGATGTTATTGACGAACTTATTAGCCAGATTGATAAGCTTCCCGATACTGGCGAATGGCTTAAAACAATTGAGAGCTGGAAAAAGAAGTATCCGTTAACTTATAAAGATGATAGCGCAATGATAAAACCGCAATATATACTTGAGCAGCTTTGGGATTTAACTAAAGGAGATGCGGTAATTTGTACTGAAGTAGGCCAAAGTCAGATGTGGGCATGTCAATGGTATAAATATTTAACTCCGCGCACATTTATCTCAAGCGGCGGATTGGGAACAATGGGGTTTGGATTGCCTGCGGCAATGGGAGCAAAATTGGGCTGTCCGCAAAGAGAAGTTTTTAATATTGCCGGAGACGGTTCAATTCAAATGAATATCCAGGAGCTGGGCACTTGTGTGGCAAATAAAATAAATGTGAAAGTATTAATATTTAACAATGGTTTTCTGGGCATGGTCAGGCAATGGCAGGAGTTATTTTATAAA
This genomic window contains:
- a CDS encoding YvcK family protein; translation: MRDKSFGILKWFYPGIGIKRWVALSAFGVVLLILGTANLRSEEFWLVQFLDALIVISGIIILILGIKRMMRSFIAVFVPSSRGNELIDILYQKKQLSRGPHIVAIGGGTGLSVLLSGLKNYSSNISAVVTVADNGGSSGRLRQQFDVLPPGDIRNCLVALADAPALMRDLFQFRFDKNSEFSGHSFGNLFLTVMTRLTGDFEKAIKETSKVLALRGQVIPSTLGDVALVAHFHDGSTIVGEDQIPKARKAINKVSLTPELPLATPDALKAIKEAQIIVLGPGSLYTSIIPNLLIKEIAKAIAESEAIKVYVCNVMTQPGETDGYSASDHIKALVKHSYPRILDYCLVNNGEVPEEVLRRYSKDNSALVINDRKKVEGLGYRLVEEDFSMIADGVIRHDAEKLAKIILSFIEEI
- a CDS encoding HPr family phosphocarrier protein, with amino-acid sequence MSLIKKELIVKNKQGLHARPAAIFVQVANKFDCRITVRHDEEEVNGKSIMGILMLGAEKGSLIIIEADGTDAEKALEELEKIISNEEEL
- the ptsP gene encoding phosphoenolpyruvate--protein phosphotransferase, which gives rise to MIQLKGIAAAGGISIGPVYKLGSEEFVVMREVIKWEDIPVQIQLFEEALIKTRREIIELQKRISSDMGQEEAQIFDAHLLVLEDRMLIEEVISRIKKEQLNVAYIFSEVLKKYISVFLKIEDEYLKERTADINDVGKRILRNLLGKEKKGLGDVKEKAIIVAHDLSPSDTAAMHTKSVAAFVTDIGGKTSHTAIMAKSLEIPAVVGLETITAKVNPGDILIVDGNMGIVIVNPDEETLSDYRQKLEKLKGIAERFLSVKDLSAVTTDGRVIMINANIEFPDEVSSVKLHGSEGIGLYRTEFFYMNRKDSPSEDEHYQAYKYVAQEMNPHPVVIRTLDIGGDKFLSQFKIPYEMQPFLGWRAIRFCLARPDIFKLQLRAILRASVHGNLQLMYPMISGIEELRQANHLLNEAKEELKQKKLAFNDKIKVGVMIEVPSAALTADILAKEADFFSIGTNDLIQYSLAVDRANEKVAYLYEPAHPAILRLIKVIIDAAHNAKIKVAMCGEMAGDPSLALILLGLGLDEFSMPPQIIPELKYIIRAVGFKSAQKFAVEAMKLSTGTQVEEFAQNKLEEILK
- a CDS encoding nucleotidyltransferase family protein — translated: MKALILAAGYATRLYPLTREYPKPLLEVRGRPIIKYILDKLSKVFAIDEIYIVTNSKFIDVFDVWIKSVKSPKKITLVDDLTKSNHDRLGAIGDINFVIKKLKIRDDLLVVGGDNLFNGPLKGFLNFSRRKNSAVSIGLYKLKEKNDASRYGVVKLDIGKKVISFEEKPKKPQSLLVAMCLYYMPKDCLGLIKEYIQNRKIKADATGSYIAWLKDRIDVYGYVFGGSWFDIGDYKYLNAAKKGFA
- the metK gene encoding methionine adenosyltransferase, producing MSASKFYFTSESVTEGHPDKLCDQISDGILDACLATDPYSRVACETYVTMGLLIVGGEITTRGFIHVHDISRKIIEEIGYNHPKYGFDFHTCAILNAIHSQSPDISQGVDVGGAGDQGIMFGYACNETKELMPLALMLAQKLSMRLTEVRKNNILKYLGPDGKTQVTVEYDCGKPVRVDSVVLASQHTEDILDKSGKRITEKARQEIIRQVAGPILRGWVDKDTKYYVNQTGKFVVGGPQSDTGMTGRKIIVDTYGGAVAHGGGAFSGKDPTKVDRSAAYMCRYIAKNIVAAGLAEKCLIQLSYVIGHAEPLSVMVKTEGTSVISEEALVKLVRKNFQLTPKGIIESLKLRRPIYRKTASYGHFGRSEPEFLWEKTDKAGDLKKQAAKI
- the ahcY gene encoding adenosylhomocysteinase, coding for MRYDIKDVNLAKKGALRIEWASENMPVLNLIKQRFSKEKPLKGLKIACCLHVTTETAVLADVLKAGGADTYLCASNPLSTQDDVAASLVKDLKIGVFAIKGEDTKTYYLHMKSALAIKPDITMDDGADLVSTIHQRPVQDHANIIGGTEETTTGVIRLRALACEGKLRYPIIAVNDALTKHLFDNRYGTGQSTLDGIIRSTNKLIAGANLVVCGYGWCGKGVAMRANGMGAKVIVIEVDPLRALEATMDGFRVMPIKQAAKSGDIFVTVTGDINVIRRQHFALMKDGAIVANSGHFNVEIDIPGLAAISKSKRATRDFIDEYTLKDNRKIYVLGEGRLINLAAAEGHPASVMDMSFANQALSAEYMAKNYRQLNKEVYVVPEDIDKNIARLKLKSMGISIDVLTPEQKKYLASWEMGT
- the pfkA gene encoding 6-phosphofructokinase produces the protein MIKKIAVLTTGGDAPGMNPAIRAVVRYGISQKLEVMGVFRGWWGLINEELKSLNQRSVSGIISQGGTILKTARCVEFRTEEGQKRAFETIKKNNIDGLVVIGGNGSFAAAHEFYKKYKIPCVGIAASIDNDVNGIDYTIGTDTAINTALDAIDKIRDTATSMERIFVVEVMGRESGYIALTVALAGGCEDVLIPEKEINLNAVCHDIVHGNLIGKMSWIIVLAEGAGKADSIARQITDITGLETRTVVLGHVQRGGRPTAFSRDLALGLGKAAVDCLIAGKKDIALGLSEGKIIEVPFETAIKKKELKFNNFYNLIKVLT
- a CDS encoding class II fructose-bisphosphate aldolase, which codes for MGRKPLEIDKIVMDLILTDEVELKKKLAKKILDIAYKKGIYPSSIHELYMARGKEEFSGFTVPAMNLRSMTYDLARAIFRTAKKNNSGAFIFEIAKSEMGYTAQAPVEYTSVVMAAAIKENYTGPVFIQADHCQVNAKKFQENPDKELEALQSMIADSIAGGFYNIDIDSSTLVDLSKKDIKKQQKDNYEVCAKLTQFIRRIEPKGVTVSVGGEIGEVGHQNSTAEDLRAFMEGYKERLRKGLVGISKISVQTGTSHGGVVKADGSIAEVKLDFGTLNNLSGIAQKEFGIGGAVQHGASTLPEEMFHKFPENNTLEVHLATGFQNMMFDSKYFPVDLKNKIYDWLKVNAVSERKVGETEEQFFYKARKKALGPFKKEIMSLASDVRDKIAAEIEAKFDFLFKQFNAVNNRALVDKYVTLKRVITRKRQDIGVVHDGEGAD